One genomic segment of Ricinus communis isolate WT05 ecotype wild-type chromosome 3, ASM1957865v1, whole genome shotgun sequence includes these proteins:
- the LOC8258082 gene encoding lisH domain-containing protein C1711.05 isoform X1 has translation MPKTQIGKTVEVNPSILAFKPRQVLLLSKPPASSMKLDDGSNNNDKLILKPEQKTLLLNSIAQYLERSGFSKTVKKFRSEARIQKDDLIESSFDLQEMFIKILDMRNHANKNSKSHRVQELQTVGISRTDGNGDFASATGDGKERKKDKSAVDKSIGPKNAEENPTPDNTMSTEVKPKEKTRNKKKQSNLGSESLCNNPNEESVSEPTVEKSKDVAIKADEKMTDSKTDDKPKDKKKKKKKNKLSSDPIVAEENPQKIDSENLKTPKEDFIEKQDKNSKKRKRTASEDGEKLIEDQPNGEKLVEVSKHIKTEESKRRKTKDSEEPKVRDHSTGLDSSSRIEEKPQKEENSQTVSGEAQKLLTIELNGQSNRSLKEIGEKSSMKKIEKQQNGSTEPQSAIRFQRVKVDDVVFSDERLKDNSYWAKDGAEIGYGAKAQDILGQVRGRDFRHEKTKKKRGSYRGGQIDLQSHSVKFNYSDDE, from the exons ATGCCCAAAACCCAAATTGGAAAGACAGTAGAAGTGAATCCTAGCATTTTAGCATTTAAGCCTCGCCAGGTGCTGTTGTTGTCTAAACCGCCAGCAAGCAGCATGAAGCTAGACGACGGCAGCAACAACAACGACAAACTAATTCTTAAGCCGGAGCAGAAGACATTGCTCTTGAATTCCATAGCTCAGTATCTGGAACGAAGTGGCTTCTCCAAAACTGTTAAGAAGTTTCGTTCTGAAGCCAGAATCCag aAAGATGATTTAATTGAATCTTCTTTTGACCTGCAAGAGATGTTTATCAAGATTTTGGATATGCG TAATCATGCCAATAAAAACTCCAAGAGCCACAGGGTGCAAG AACTACAAACTGTAGGCATTTCTAGAACAGATGGAAATGGTGATTTTGCTTCTGCTACGGGTGAtggaaaggaaaggaagaagGATAAGAGTGCTGTTGATAAATCTATTGGTCCTAAGAATGCTGAAGAGAATCCAACTCCTGATAATACCATGTCCACAGAGGTGAAACCTAAAGAGAAAAcgagaaacaaaaagaagcaaagCAACTTGGGTTCAGAATCTCTTTGTAATAACCCAAATGAAGAGTCAGTGTCTGAGCCAACTGTAGAAAAATCTAAGGATGTAGCAATAAAAGCTGATGAGAAAATGACGGACTCCAAGACAGATGATAAACCAAaggataagaagaagaagaagaagaaaaacaagcTGTCTTCTGATCCTATTGTTGCTGAAGAAAATCCACAGAAAATTGATTCTGAAAATTTAAAGACTCCAAAGGAGgattttattgaaaaacaGGATAAAAATTccaagaagaggaaaagaacAGCGTCTGAAGATGGTGAAAAACTAATTGAAGATCAGCCCAATGGTGAAAAACTAGTTGAAGTATCCAAACACATAAAGACAGAAGAATCTAAACGTAGAAAGACAAAAGATTCTGAAGAGCCCAAAGTAAGAGATCATTCTACAGGGTTAGATTCATCCTCTAGAATTGAAGAGAAGCCCcagaaagaagaaaacagcCAAACTGTTTCTGGCGAGGCCCAGAAATTATTGACTATAGAGCTTAATGGGCAGTCAAACCGAAGCCTCAAGGAAATTGGAGAGAAATCTTCCATGAAGAAAATCGAGAAGCAGCAGAATGGTTCAACTGAG CCACAATCAGCTATACGTTTTCAGAGAGTAAAAGTTGACGACGTGGTATTCTCTGATGAGAGGCTTAAAGATAATTCATATTGGGCAAAG GATGGAGCTGAGATTGGCTATGGTGCAAAAGCACAGGATATTCTTGGGCAAGTTAGAGGAAG
- the LOC8258082 gene encoding lisH domain-containing protein C1711.05 isoform X2 codes for MPKTQIGKTVEVNPSILAFKPRQVLLLSKPPASSMKLDDGSNNNDKLILKPEQKTLLLNSIAQYLERSGFSKTVKKFRSEARIQKDDLIESSFDLQEMFIKILDMRNHANKNSKSHRVQGISRTDGNGDFASATGDGKERKKDKSAVDKSIGPKNAEENPTPDNTMSTEVKPKEKTRNKKKQSNLGSESLCNNPNEESVSEPTVEKSKDVAIKADEKMTDSKTDDKPKDKKKKKKKNKLSSDPIVAEENPQKIDSENLKTPKEDFIEKQDKNSKKRKRTASEDGEKLIEDQPNGEKLVEVSKHIKTEESKRRKTKDSEEPKVRDHSTGLDSSSRIEEKPQKEENSQTVSGEAQKLLTIELNGQSNRSLKEIGEKSSMKKIEKQQNGSTEPQSAIRFQRVKVDDVVFSDERLKDNSYWAKDGAEIGYGAKAQDILGQVRGRDFRHEKTKKKRGSYRGGQIDLQSHSVKFNYSDDE; via the exons ATGCCCAAAACCCAAATTGGAAAGACAGTAGAAGTGAATCCTAGCATTTTAGCATTTAAGCCTCGCCAGGTGCTGTTGTTGTCTAAACCGCCAGCAAGCAGCATGAAGCTAGACGACGGCAGCAACAACAACGACAAACTAATTCTTAAGCCGGAGCAGAAGACATTGCTCTTGAATTCCATAGCTCAGTATCTGGAACGAAGTGGCTTCTCCAAAACTGTTAAGAAGTTTCGTTCTGAAGCCAGAATCCag aAAGATGATTTAATTGAATCTTCTTTTGACCTGCAAGAGATGTTTATCAAGATTTTGGATATGCG TAATCATGCCAATAAAAACTCCAAGAGCCACAGGGTGCAAG GCATTTCTAGAACAGATGGAAATGGTGATTTTGCTTCTGCTACGGGTGAtggaaaggaaaggaagaagGATAAGAGTGCTGTTGATAAATCTATTGGTCCTAAGAATGCTGAAGAGAATCCAACTCCTGATAATACCATGTCCACAGAGGTGAAACCTAAAGAGAAAAcgagaaacaaaaagaagcaaagCAACTTGGGTTCAGAATCTCTTTGTAATAACCCAAATGAAGAGTCAGTGTCTGAGCCAACTGTAGAAAAATCTAAGGATGTAGCAATAAAAGCTGATGAGAAAATGACGGACTCCAAGACAGATGATAAACCAAaggataagaagaagaagaagaagaaaaacaagcTGTCTTCTGATCCTATTGTTGCTGAAGAAAATCCACAGAAAATTGATTCTGAAAATTTAAAGACTCCAAAGGAGgattttattgaaaaacaGGATAAAAATTccaagaagaggaaaagaacAGCGTCTGAAGATGGTGAAAAACTAATTGAAGATCAGCCCAATGGTGAAAAACTAGTTGAAGTATCCAAACACATAAAGACAGAAGAATCTAAACGTAGAAAGACAAAAGATTCTGAAGAGCCCAAAGTAAGAGATCATTCTACAGGGTTAGATTCATCCTCTAGAATTGAAGAGAAGCCCcagaaagaagaaaacagcCAAACTGTTTCTGGCGAGGCCCAGAAATTATTGACTATAGAGCTTAATGGGCAGTCAAACCGAAGCCTCAAGGAAATTGGAGAGAAATCTTCCATGAAGAAAATCGAGAAGCAGCAGAATGGTTCAACTGAG CCACAATCAGCTATACGTTTTCAGAGAGTAAAAGTTGACGACGTGGTATTCTCTGATGAGAGGCTTAAAGATAATTCATATTGGGCAAAG GATGGAGCTGAGATTGGCTATGGTGCAAAAGCACAGGATATTCTTGGGCAAGTTAGAGGAAG